The proteins below are encoded in one region of Rhododendron vialii isolate Sample 1 chromosome 7a, ASM3025357v1:
- the LOC131331991 gene encoding serine hydroxymethyltransferase, mitochondrial-like — MPSNFLICSDNHITTNPLRHWCHPTGKSKRQVRDALERGRGRESEAIAMAVALRRLCSCVNKPLRPLPNSGSLYYMSSLPIEAVTEKENPRITWTKQLNAPLEEVDPEVADIIELEKARQWKGLELIPSENFTSVSVLQAVGSVMTNKYSEGYPGARYYGGNEYIDMAESLCQRRALEAFGLDPAKWGVNVQSLSGSPANFQVYTALLKPHERIMALDLPHGGHLSHGYQTDTKKISAVSIFFETMPYRLDESTGYIDYDQLERSATLFRPKLIVAGASAYARLYDYARIRKVCDKQKAVLLADMAHISGLVAAGVIPSPFEYADVVTTTTHKSLRGPRGAMIFFRKGVKEINKQGQEVMYDYEDKINQAVFPGLQGGPHNHTISGLAVALKQAMTPEYKAYQEQVLSNCSKFAESLLEKGYDLVSGGTDNHLVLVNLKNKGIDGSRVEKVLELVHIAANKNTVPGDVSAMVPGGIRMGTPALTSRGFSEEDFVKVAEFFDAAVKLALKIKADTKGTKLKDFVSTMKSDAHMSEIAKLRLEVEDYAKQFPTIGFEKETMKYKG; from the exons atgccCAGTAATTTTCTAATTTGTTCTGACAATCACATCACCACCAACCCACTCCGCCACTGGTGTCACCCAACCGGAAAATCCAAGCGTCAAGTGCGGGATGCGttagagagggggagagggagagagagcgaggCGATAGCAATGGCGGTGGCACTACGGAGGCTCTGCTCTTGCGTCAATAAGCCTCTTCGGCCTCTACCTAATAGCGGTTCCCTCTATTATATG TCTTCTCTGCCGATCGAAGCAGTTACCGAGAAAGAGAACCCTCGCATCACT TGGACAAAGCAATTGAATGCTCCACTTGAAGAGGTGGATCCAGAAGTCGCTGACATCATTGAACTTGAGAAAGCTAGGCAATGGAAG GGGCTTGAACTGATACCATCCGAGAATTTCACATCAGTGTCAGTACTGCAAGCAGTTGGGTCGGTCATGACCAACAAATACAGTGAAGGGTATCCTGGTGCTAGATACTATGGAGGAAATGA GTACATTGACATGGCAGAGTCCCTATGTCAAAGGCGTGCTTTGGAAGCTTTCGGGTTGGATCCTGCAAAATGGGGAG TCAACGTGCAGTCCTTATCTGGATCTCCCGCTAACTTTCAAGTTTATACTGCACTATTGAAACCTCATGAGAGAATCATGGCCCTTGATCTTCCTCATGGTGGACATCTTTCACATGGATATCAG ACTGACACGAAAAAGATATCTGctgtctcaattttttttgagacgATGCCATACAGATTGGACGAGAGCACTGGCTATATTGACTATGACCag TTGGAGAGGAGTGCCACACTCTTTAGGCCAAAATTAATCGTTGCCGGTGCGAGTGCTTATGCACGCCTCTATGATTATGCACGTATCCGCAAG GTTTGTGACAAGCAGAAAGCCGTCCTGTTGGCAGACATGGCCCACATAAGTGGGTTGGTTGCAGCTGGTGTCATCCCTTCTCCTTTTGAATATGCTGATGTCGTAACAACTACAACACATAAGTCACTTCGTGGTCCACGTGGGGCGATGATCTTTTTCAGAAAAGGGGTGAAAGAGATAAACAAACAAGGGCAAGAA GTGATGTATGACTATGAAGACAAAATCAATCAAGCTGTCTTTCCTGGACTTCAAGGAGGCCCCCACAATCACACTATTTCTGGTTTGGCCGTTGCACTAAAGCAG GCAATGACACCAGAGTACAAGGCTTACCAAGAGCAAGTTCTTAGTAATTGCTCAAAATTTGCTGAG AGTTTGTTGGAGAAGGGCTATGACCTTGTGTCTGGTGGAACTGATAACCATTTGGTCTTGGTGAATTTAAAAAACAAG GGTATTGATGGTTCTAGAGTTGAGAAGGTTTTAGAATTAGTTCACATTGCAGCCAATAAAAACACAGTTCCTGGAGATGTCTCGGCAATGGTGCCTGGTGGTATTCGAATGG GAACTCCTGCTCTCACATCCAGGGGATTCTCCGAGGAGGATTTTGTTAAAGTTGCCGAGTTCTTTGATGCTGCTGTGAAATTGGCCTTGAAGATAAAGGCTGATACCAAAG GAACAAAGTTGAAGGATTTCGTATCAACAATGAAGTCAGATGCTCACATGTCTGAGATTGCAAAGCTCCGTCTGGAGGTCGAGGATTATGCTAAGCAATTTCCCACAATTGGTTTTGAGAAGGAGACCATGAAATATAAGGGCTGA